Proteins encoded together in one Amphritea japonica ATCC BAA-1530 window:
- a CDS encoding diacylglycerol kinase, with translation MHQIKRTGVSRFYYATKYSMQGIKAAWIEEPAFRYEVGALVVMVPGAIWLAESGIQLALMLGCCFLVLAFEIVNSAIEAVVDRWGPEYHELAGRAKDMGSAAVFMMLNMTWIIWAGIAWDNGYLDFIKGFF, from the coding sequence ATGCACCAGATCAAACGGACCGGCGTTTCTCGTTTCTACTATGCCACTAAATATTCAATGCAGGGAATTAAAGCCGCCTGGATAGAAGAGCCTGCTTTTCGTTACGAGGTCGGGGCATTAGTGGTGATGGTGCCTGGAGCTATCTGGTTGGCTGAGTCAGGCATTCAATTAGCATTGATGTTGGGCTGCTGTTTTCTGGTATTAGCGTTCGAGATTGTTAACTCAGCGATAGAAGCGGTCGTCGATCGCTGGGGGCCTGAATATCACGAGCTGGCAGGGCGGGCTAAAGATATGGGCTCTGCCGCGGTGTTTATGATGCTGAATATGACCTGGATTATCTGGGCTGGCATTGCCTGGGATAACGGTTATCTGGACTTTATCAAAGGTTTTTTCTGA
- a CDS encoding nitrate reductase, translating to MTIATSPDTCQVKTTCPYCGVGCGVNARVSENRLIAVSGDKAHPANQGRLCVKGSALHETSGLEGRLLAPQIEGETVSWDKAFNHVAQGFSETIKKYGPDSVALYLSGQILTEDYYVANKLMKGFIGSANVDTNSRLCMSSAVAAHKRAFGADLVPGCYEDLELTDLLILVGSNTAWAHPVIYQRIVAAKKARPEMKVVVIDPRRTATCDIADLHLPLKPGSDGYLFTGLLSHLADNNALDNSYINDHTEGFEDALQAARTLTADLTQTAELCGLDKPDLKQLYQWFSQIDKVVTLFSQGINQSSSGVDKGNAIINCHLATAKIGKPGATPFSITGQPNAMGGREVGGLANQLAAHMDFSNPENIELVETFWQAPNIARKEGLKAVDMFQAIHDGKIKAIWIIGTNPVVSMPNADFIREALQRCELVVVSDCMEKTDTTACADVLLPATGWAEKDGTVTNSERVISRQKGFLEPAGQSLHDWQIICSVAQTMGFEEGFRFNSPAEIFAEHAELSGFRNSGKRFFDISSLATLSENEYHNMKPVRWPAIKDSKTDSTRLFVNGRFNTPSGRARMIPVTPAAPISQVSETYPLVLNTGRIRDQWHTMTRTGKASRLLNHIDQPYVEISLHDAADKGIVEQDLVEIQSAISRCLARAKITAGQPAGSVFMPIHWTDQFASLARVDSLFASIKDPISGQPEAKHCPVSINKLNSRWQAILITEMELANLPCEYWSKIPQKRGFRYELAGTQLPENWKTWIKSMVTFSDDDQIELDSGETYRLVSFRDQTPELLFFASTEKLPNSHWLSKQFDQITASPAQRMALLAGKPVDNNHDSGAIVCSCFEVGEKSIRKAIHQGANNIEKLVTQLKCGSNCGSCLPEIRALL from the coding sequence ATGACTATCGCAACCAGCCCAGACACTTGCCAGGTAAAAACCACTTGCCCCTACTGCGGAGTGGGGTGCGGTGTAAATGCCAGGGTAAGTGAGAATCGGCTGATTGCGGTAAGTGGCGACAAGGCGCACCCTGCCAATCAGGGCCGACTCTGCGTTAAAGGTTCAGCCCTGCACGAGACCTCTGGGCTGGAAGGCAGGCTACTAGCCCCTCAAATCGAGGGTGAAACGGTCAGCTGGGACAAAGCCTTTAATCATGTTGCTCAGGGTTTTAGTGAAACCATAAAGAAATATGGCCCCGATTCAGTCGCACTTTATCTCTCCGGCCAGATTCTTACCGAAGACTATTACGTTGCCAATAAGTTGATGAAAGGCTTTATTGGCTCGGCCAATGTTGATACCAATTCCCGCCTCTGCATGTCTTCCGCAGTCGCCGCTCATAAACGTGCATTTGGGGCTGATCTGGTACCGGGCTGTTATGAAGATCTGGAACTGACCGACCTGCTTATACTGGTGGGATCGAATACCGCCTGGGCACATCCGGTCATCTACCAGCGAATTGTCGCGGCAAAAAAAGCCCGCCCGGAGATGAAGGTCGTTGTCATTGATCCGCGTCGGACAGCCACCTGCGATATTGCCGACCTGCACCTACCACTCAAGCCCGGTAGTGATGGATACCTGTTTACCGGCCTGTTGAGCCACCTGGCGGACAATAACGCTCTTGATAACTCATATATCAACGACCACACCGAAGGCTTTGAGGACGCTCTACAGGCTGCCAGAACTCTCACGGCCGATCTAACCCAAACAGCAGAATTATGCGGATTAGACAAACCTGATCTTAAACAACTTTACCAATGGTTCTCTCAGATCGATAAAGTTGTCACGCTCTTTTCTCAGGGGATCAATCAATCCTCTTCAGGAGTAGATAAAGGTAATGCGATAATAAACTGTCACCTGGCGACCGCAAAGATTGGTAAACCCGGCGCTACACCTTTCTCGATAACCGGTCAGCCCAACGCAATGGGCGGACGGGAAGTCGGTGGGCTGGCGAACCAGCTCGCGGCACATATGGATTTCAGCAATCCGGAAAATATAGAACTGGTAGAAACCTTTTGGCAGGCCCCGAATATAGCCCGAAAAGAGGGTTTAAAAGCGGTCGACATGTTCCAGGCTATCCATGATGGCAAGATAAAAGCGATCTGGATTATCGGTACCAATCCAGTTGTTAGTATGCCCAATGCAGACTTTATTCGTGAAGCACTGCAACGTTGCGAACTGGTGGTTGTCTCTGATTGCATGGAGAAAACCGATACTACCGCTTGCGCTGATGTGCTGCTACCTGCAACCGGTTGGGCGGAAAAAGACGGTACCGTGACCAATTCTGAACGGGTAATTTCACGTCAGAAAGGCTTTTTAGAACCCGCGGGGCAGAGCCTGCATGACTGGCAGATCATCTGTTCTGTTGCGCAGACAATGGGATTTGAAGAAGGCTTTAGATTCAATTCGCCCGCTGAGATATTCGCCGAACATGCTGAACTGTCAGGCTTTCGAAACAGTGGTAAACGCTTCTTTGATATATCGTCACTCGCGACGTTATCAGAAAATGAATATCACAATATGAAGCCGGTTCGCTGGCCTGCGATAAAAGATAGCAAGACTGATTCAACGCGCCTGTTCGTCAACGGCAGGTTTAATACCCCGTCCGGCCGGGCAAGAATGATACCGGTAACACCTGCCGCGCCTATCAGCCAGGTATCAGAAACTTACCCATTGGTACTGAATACCGGGCGAATTCGCGATCAATGGCACACGATGACCCGCACTGGCAAAGCCAGCCGGTTACTCAATCATATCGATCAACCCTATGTAGAAATCTCTCTACATGATGCCGCAGATAAAGGTATCGTTGAACAGGATCTGGTTGAGATACAGAGTGCTATCAGTCGCTGCCTGGCGCGAGCAAAAATTACAGCAGGGCAACCCGCCGGTTCAGTCTTTATGCCGATTCACTGGACGGACCAGTTCGCCTCGCTGGCCCGGGTGGATAGTCTGTTTGCATCGATTAAGGACCCTATCTCTGGGCAACCCGAAGCAAAACACTGCCCGGTCAGTATTAATAAACTAAACAGCCGCTGGCAGGCAATCCTGATTACAGAGATGGAACTCGCTAATCTGCCTTGCGAATACTGGAGTAAAATTCCTCAGAAAAGAGGCTTTCGTTATGAGCTGGCGGGCACTCAACTACCAGAAAACTGGAAAACCTGGATTAAATCCATGGTGACCTTTAGCGATGACGACCAGATCGAACTCGATTCAGGAGAAACATATCGATTAGTCAGCTTCCGTGATCAAACACCCGAGCTACTGTTTTTTGCTTCGACTGAGAAATTACCCAACAGCCATTGGTTGAGTAAACAGTTCGACCAGATAACAGCCTCCCCCGCTCAGCGGATGGCACTTCTGGCAGGTAAACCGGTTGATAACAACCATGACTCGGGGGCAATCGTATGCAGTTGTTTTGAAGTCGGTGAAAAAAGCATTCGCAAGGCGATACATCAGGGGGCGAACAATATTGAAAAACTCGTCACGCAGCTAAAATGCGGCAGTAACTGTGGTTCCTGCCTGCCGGAAATCCGGGCGTTGCTTTGA